One genomic window of Glycine soja cultivar W05 chromosome 9, ASM419377v2, whole genome shotgun sequence includes the following:
- the LOC114368186 gene encoding protein MAIN-LIKE 1-like — protein sequence MARTRGLGRVIGRLVGRDKHDDHDAVDVPERRRPTASVRRQRVHQMNADARDMAEGVADMTDGVPDLAAEAPEMRANIQGADGAEGSDADDAAEGFPGGPRDPSVLASFADHVAHAVWSGQECPDLKLVSHGRKVTLIGRPVPEIEGLVAATGLSPLIDCSVIAGDPRLISAFVERWHGETSTFHLPVGELTITLDDLSSLLHLPITSALHNFHALSTEETRFLLTKLLEVSAEEARAETKLTRGAYVRLGWVRDIYEMRCQTRQWIVAARAYLLHLVGCTLFANKSATYVHVVRLDAFRDLAQSGGYAWGVAALVHMYDQLDEASRTTTRQLTGYLTLLQCWIYEHFPSVHQCVTDDTY from the exons atggctagaacacgaggtttaggtcgtgtcATAGGTAGACTTGTAGGCAGAGATAAACATGATGACCATGATGCAGTTgatgttcccgagaggcgtaggcctactgcctcagTCCGTAGGCAACGAGTTCATCAGATGAATGCGGATGCACGTGATATGGCTGAGGGCGTTGCTGACATGACTGACGGTGTCCCTGATCTGGCTGcggaggcacctgagatgcgtgcAAATATACAGGGTGCTGATGGTGCTGAGGGGTCAGATGCTGATGATGCTGCtgagggattccctggtgggCCACGTGACCCGTCAGTACTGGCATCATTTGCGGACCATGTTGCACATGCTGTttggagtggacag gaatgtcctgatttgaagttggTGTCACATGGTAGGAAGgtgacactgattgggaggccagtgcctgagattgaaggcctggttgctgccacaggattaagtccactaATCGATTGTTCAGTTATTGCTGGCGATCCTAGACTGATATCTGCATTCGTGGAGAGGTGGCACGGTGAGACCAGCACCTTTCACCTTCCGGTAGGAGAGTTGACAATCACATTGGATGATTTGTCGTCACTCCTTCATTTGCCCATCACTAGCGCATTGCACAATTTTCATgctctttctacggaggagACCAGATTTTTGCTGACAAAGTTGCTTGAGGTGTCTGCCGAGGAGGCTAGAGCCGAGACAAAACTGACACGTGGAGCATATGTACGACTAGGATGGGTTCGAGACATTTATGAGATGAGATGTCAGACCCGACAGTGGATTGTAGCAGCTCGTGCTTATCTGCTGCACCTggtcggttgcactctttttgctaataagagtgcaacatacgtgcatgtggtTCGCCTTGACGCTTTTCGGGACCTCGCTCAGAGTGGTGGTTATGCTTGGGGAGTtgccgcgctggttcatatgtatgaccagttagatgaggcttcTAGGACCACCACACGACAGCTTACGGGGTACTTGACGCTATTACag tgctggatctatgagcacttccctagtgtgcaCCAGTGCGTGACAGATGATACATACTAG
- the LOC114368646 gene encoding NEDD8 ultimate buster 1-like, protein MARLKIGGTWAGVLEEVDLQAWTLATLRDLVAARSNSPSSDSINLICAGKILKDDAVPPQTLAQLGVKNNAKILATRTSTPQQGHSFLAQEERSSRLARIRAAANAMADRHADGALPVEDFNIEVEDQSGQKVRLGSETDQRAVMMGLMLHAKGKRLIRQGNYKDALEVLSMGEESFSLCDPKVIELIDNVPILQIDMVWCYFMIRDIRWLSDAGKRLEMAREGIERAHGKDSFRLRLLQVGRYPELALHLRLELLEGVVAYHIGQLEKSKKTLASARTKFIQLQVPDEALSLVMSMGFVERDAKRALRMNNQDVGGAIDFLAEEKAKKLQKREEDIRRRNEIKEQKQYGMTPLKKAVDLERLKELVSIGFDKELAAEALRRNENDTQKALDDLTNPETNSALQVNIESRKRKRQKQARDSEIRNVVQMGFERSRVVAAFEAGGSLEEVLQRLTAQPGTDPTQPQENSASASHGGASSSAPLPDNVDSDIAMNEVEDPSITEQRDVEMEDELSADIAKADALADYDIEVNVEGEAITEYLSLVESAGSCGKTAPSQ, encoded by the exons ATGGCGAGATTGAAGATAGGAGGGACATGGGCAGGGGTGCTGGAAGAGGTGGACCTCCAGGCGTGGACCCTGGCTACGCTCCGCGACCTCGTCGCCGCCCGATCGAACTCCCCCTCCTCCGACTCCATCAACCTCATCTGCGCCGGCAAGATTCTCAAAGACGACGCCGTTCCGCCCCAAACTCTTGCCCAACTCGGCGTCAAGAACAATGCGAAGATCCTCGCCACGCGCACCTCCACTCCTCAGCAAGGACACTCCTTCCTCGCCCAGGAAGAACGCTCCTCCAGACTCGCGCGTATAAG GGCGGCTGCGAATGCGATGGCGGACAGGCATGCGGATGGGGCATTGCCAGTTGAAGACTTCAATATTGAAGTTGAGGATCAGAGTGGACAGAAAGTGAGATTAGGCTCTGAGACTGATCAGAG GGCAGTGATGATGGGACTGATGCTTCACGCGAAGGGGAAGCGACTTATCAGACAGGGGAATTACAAAGATGCACTGGAAGTGCTTAGCATGGGAGAG GAGTCATTCTCTCTTTGTGATCCAAAAGTCATTGAG CTCATTGACAATGTTCCAATACTACAAATAGACATGGTATGGTGCTATTTTATGATACGAGACATCAGATGGCTCTCAGATGCAGGAAAGCGTCTTGAAATGGCTCGGGAAGGTATTGAACGTGCTCATGGAAAGGATTCTTTTCGCCTCAGACTCTTACAAGTAGGTCGATATCCAGAACTCGCATT GCATTTGAGACTAGAGCTACTTGAAGGGGTAGTGGCATATCATATTGGCCAATTGGAGAAATCCAAAAAAACATTAGCCTCAGCAAGGACAAAGTTTATCCAG CTGCAAGTGCCAGATGAAGCCTTATCACTTGTTATGAGCATGGGCTTTGTTGAACGCGATGCAAAGCGAGCATTGCGAATGAACAATCAAGATGTTGGGGGTGCCATTGATTTCCTTGCTGAGGAGAAGGCAAAGAAATTGCAAAAGAGGGAGGAAGATATTCGGAGGAGAAATGAAATTAA GGAACAAAAGCAGTATGGGATGACACCCTTAAAGAAAGCTGTGGATCTAGAGAGATTGAAGGAATTGGTCTCTATTGG ATTTGACAAGGAGCTTGCTGCTGAAGCCCTTAGAAGAAATGAAAATGACACTCAGAAAGCATTGGATGATTTGACGAATCCAGAAACTAATTCTGCTTTGCAG GTCAATATCGAGTCAAGGAAAAGGAAGAGACAGAAACAAGCACGAGATTCTGAAATTAGAAACGTTGTGCAAATGGGTttcgaaagatcaagag TGGTTGCTGCTTTTGAGGCCGGAGGTAGTTTAGAAGAAGTATTGCAAAGACTAACAGCACAACCTGGGACTGACCCCACACAACCTCAAGAAAATTCAGCTTCTGCTTCCCATGGTGGTGCAAGTTCATCTGCTCCTTTGCCAGACAATGTTGATTCTGATATAGCGATGAACGAGGTTGAAGATCCCAGTATAACAGAACAACGCGATGTAGAGATGGAAGATGAGCTCTCTGCAGATATAGCGAAAGCAGATGCCTTGGCTGATTATGACATCGAAGTTAACGTCGAAGGGGAAGCCATAACCGAGTACCTTTCCCTGGTTGAGTCGGCAGGCAGTTGTGGGAAAACTGCTCCTTCCcagtaa
- the LOC114425902 gene encoding protein OS-9 homolog, whose amino-acid sequence MRALFLFFILFSLSYASEQIFPAHIGSIFGGGGGGRSREPKYKIEFHPEDSPFHPDDDQESIVMPDKTGQKYMCYLPKVEKEKSGKPVIQHNISSMIVETEKRIKQKTPDELLEVLKGPCFVRQEGWWSYEFCYQKKLRQLHLEDDKVVQEFVLGAYDPEATAAFNENLSDISTLKDPRSKDASQRYHAHQYTNGTVCDLTNKPRETEVRFVCSEPRPMISSITEISTCKYALTVQCPSLCKHPLFQEERPVWHIIDCNVLPKDHVGAKVRQENENTEIVMVPDLENSDLVRTLM is encoded by the exons ATGAGGGCACTGTTTCTgttcttcattctcttctctctcagCTATGCCTCCGAACAAATCTTCCCCGCTCATATCG GTAGCATATTtggtggtggcggtggtggCCGCTCTCGCGAACCAAAATACAAGATTGAATTTCATCCCGAAGATTCCCCTTTTCACCCT GATGATGATCAGGAATCTATAGTCATGCCAGATAAAACCGGACAGAAATATATGTGTTACTTACCTAAagtggaaaaggaaaaaagtggAAAGCCTGTTATCCAACACAATATTAGCAGCATGATTGTAGAAACTGAGAAAAGGATTAAGCAGAAGACACCAGATGAACTGCTAGAAGTATTAAAGGGTCCATGCTTTGTCAGA CAAGAAGGTTGGTGGTCATATGAATTTTGCTATCAAAAGAAGTTGCGGCAACTACATCTGGAAGATGATAAG GTTGTCCAGGAGTTTGTCTTGGGAGCGTATGATCCAGAGGCTACAGCTGCATTTAACGAAAATCTGTCTGACATTTCTACTTTGAAAGATCCCCGGTCAAAAGATGCATCTCAAAG GTATCATGCTCATCAATATACTAACGGCACCGTATGTGATCTTACAAATAAGCCACGAGAGACCGAG gtGAGGTTTGTATGCTCCGAACCTAGACCAATGATTAGTTCAATCACAGAGATTTCCACTTGCAAGTATGCACTTACAGTGCAATGTCCATCACTATGCAAGCACCC ATTGTTTCAAGAGGAGAGACCAGTATGGCACATCATCGACTGTAATGTGCTTCCAAAGGATCACGTGGGTGCCAAAGTgagacaagaaaatgaaaacacggAGATTGTTATGGTCCCAGACTTAGAAAATAGTGACTTAGTCAGAACACTGATGTAA